Proteins found in one Roseovarius pelagicus genomic segment:
- the ggt gene encoding gamma-glutamyltransferase — protein MRRLVFFAAALLLSNGAVAQEAADAVAPELGGAGAIATSAAVADAQRHKESGQPVVADDWMIAAAHPLAVEAGAKVLRAGGTAADAMIAAQLVLGLVEPQSSGLGGGAFLVWWDATRRSLTTLDGRETAPLAATPLMFQAEDGTPMDFFKAVPGGLSVGTPGTPALLHAAHQRWGQADWGTLFDDAIRLAEDGFTVSERMHQSIVRNALTFAPFPETVAYFLPDGEPIPVGQTLHNPAYGKTLRAFAQDGPDVFYTGEIGREILRAVQNAPYNPGLLTEMDLAIYQVRERAPVCAAYRDHEICGMGPPSSGALTVGQTLGLLSGFDLAAMGPHSVEARRLIGDASRLAFADRGRYMADSDFVPMPTQGLLESSYVARRAELLKGDDALPEVTAGTPEFDHALNWADSDVIELPSTSHMSIVDRYGNALSMTTTIESAFGSRLMAAGFLLNNELTDFSFRSHRDGVPVANRVEPGKRPRSSMAPTIVLKDGAPVLLIGSPGGSRIIPYVTNAIIAHLDWGLDVQQAVALPHLVNRFGTYDLEEGTNAEAMADPLRALGYEVNLRDLTSGLHAISIGDGLRGGADPRREGVALGE, from the coding sequence ATGCGCAGGCTCGTTTTCTTCGCTGCGGCACTCCTTTTGTCCAACGGTGCGGTGGCGCAAGAGGCGGCTGATGCTGTCGCGCCCGAATTGGGCGGGGCAGGTGCCATTGCAACGAGCGCCGCAGTCGCAGACGCCCAACGCCACAAAGAATCTGGTCAACCGGTTGTGGCAGATGACTGGATGATCGCGGCAGCGCATCCCCTTGCTGTCGAGGCGGGCGCAAAGGTACTGCGCGCAGGCGGCACTGCGGCGGATGCGATGATTGCCGCCCAGCTGGTGCTGGGACTGGTCGAACCGCAAAGTTCGGGTCTTGGTGGCGGGGCTTTTCTGGTCTGGTGGGACGCGACGCGTCGTAGTCTCACCACACTCGACGGCAGAGAAACCGCCCCGCTGGCCGCAACGCCATTGATGTTTCAGGCCGAAGACGGCACGCCGATGGATTTTTTCAAGGCGGTGCCCGGTGGCCTGTCGGTGGGTACTCCGGGCACGCCTGCATTGTTGCACGCCGCGCATCAACGCTGGGGGCAGGCCGATTGGGGCACGCTGTTTGATGATGCGATCCGGTTGGCCGAGGATGGATTTACCGTCAGCGAACGTATGCATCAGTCGATTGTGCGCAATGCGCTGACATTCGCACCCTTTCCAGAAACGGTTGCCTATTTCCTTCCCGATGGAGAACCGATCCCAGTCGGTCAGACCTTACACAACCCGGCCTATGGCAAAACGCTGCGCGCGTTCGCCCAAGACGGGCCAGATGTATTTTACACAGGAGAGATTGGTCGGGAAATCCTGCGCGCTGTGCAGAATGCGCCCTATAATCCGGGGTTGCTGACCGAAATGGACCTTGCGATTTACCAAGTGCGCGAGCGTGCGCCAGTTTGCGCGGCCTATCGCGACCATGAAATCTGTGGCATGGGACCACCATCATCCGGGGCGCTGACTGTGGGGCAGACGCTTGGCCTGCTGTCGGGGTTCGATTTGGCCGCGATGGGGCCGCACAGCGTGGAGGCACGGCGGCTCATCGGGGATGCCAGCCGGCTCGCTTTTGCCGATCGCGGGCGCTACATGGCTGATAGTGATTTTGTGCCGATGCCAACGCAGGGCTTGCTGGAGTCGAGCTATGTGGCGCGGCGGGCCGAATTGCTGAAAGGCGACGATGCGCTGCCGGAGGTGACGGCTGGAACGCCCGAGTTCGACCATGCCCTGAACTGGGCGGATAGCGACGTGATCGAATTGCCGTCAACGTCGCATATGTCGATCGTCGATCGCTATGGCAACGCGCTGTCGATGACGACCACCATTGAGAGTGCATTTGGCTCGCGCCTGATGGCAGCGGGATTCCTGTTGAACAATGAGTTGACCGATTTTTCATTTCGCAGCCACCGCGACGGGGTTCCTGTCGCTAATCGGGTAGAGCCGGGTAAACGTCCGCGTTCGTCGATGGCGCCAACGATCGTGCTGAAGGATGGGGCGCCGGTTCTGTTGATAGGGAGTCCGGGGGGCAGCCGGATCATTCCGTATGTTACCAATGCGATTATTGCGCATCTTGATTGGGGACTGGATGTGCAACAGGCCGTGGCATTGCCGCATCTGGTCAACCGCTTTGGGACCTATGACCTTGAGGAGGGCACCAATGCCGAGGCTATGGCAGATCCACTGCGCGCGCTGGGTTACGAGGTGAACTTGCGCGATCTGACATCAGGGCTGCATGCGATCTCAATCGGCGACGGTTTGCGCGGTGGAGCTGACCCACGTCGTGAGGGCGTCGCATTGGGAGAGTAG
- a CDS encoding DUF2924 domain-containing protein, with product MSAGHPCELGSRIAEIDAFDRTECLNRWREMFDRPTPKYLSPQFMKRVLIWEAQNRALGGVSVKTTRRLKRIAADKTVATIAKPGSHLIREWNGRTYQVEVTGSGFVMDGKTWRSLSAIAKHITGAHWSGPRYFGVQ from the coding sequence ATGAGTGCCGGGCACCCCTGTGAACTTGGCTCCCGGATTGCCGAAATCGATGCGTTCGATCGAACTGAATGCCTTAATCGCTGGAGAGAGATGTTTGATCGCCCGACGCCTAAATACCTCTCGCCGCAGTTTATGAAGCGGGTGTTGATCTGGGAGGCGCAAAACCGGGCGCTGGGCGGCGTGTCCGTCAAAACCACCCGGCGCCTGAAACGGATCGCGGCCGACAAGACAGTTGCCACGATCGCAAAACCGGGATCGCATCTGATCCGCGAATGGAACGGTCGCACCTATCAGGTCGAAGTCACAGGCAGTGGCTTTGTCATGGACGGAAAAACCTGGCGCTCACTTTCCGCGATCGCGAAACACATCACCGGCGCACATTGGTCTGGCCCCCGTTACTTCGGGGTACAGTAA
- a CDS encoding DUF3489 domain-containing protein produces the protein MTTTRSSNKTTGVSSRVSVKPTRHAQLRKLLARKSGASIAQIRQAFGWQPHTARAAISAQRKSGCLIVRSDTDKGSVYRIVEESGSQ, from the coding sequence ATGACTACAACCCGCAGTTCAAACAAAACTACCGGGGTATCAAGTCGCGTCAGCGTCAAACCCACGCGCCACGCGCAGCTTCGAAAGCTGCTGGCCCGCAAGTCCGGCGCATCAATTGCGCAGATCCGACAGGCCTTTGGCTGGCAGCCTCACACGGCGCGGGCTGCGATATCGGCACAGCGCAAATCCGGATGTTTGATCGTCCGCAGCGATACCGACAAAGGGTCGGTGTATCGGATTGTTGAAGAAAGCGGCAGCCAATGA
- a CDS encoding 2-hydroxyacid dehydrogenase, which translates to MPTERLSVVVTRRLPEVVEARLAELFHTTLREDDTPMSREELVKAIRDADILVPTLSDTIDAGLIAQAGDRLKLIANYGAGVDHIDVATARQRGILVSNTPGVSADDTADMTMALILSVTRRIPEGLALMQSGEWHGWSPTALMGGRVAGRRLGILGLGRIGQAVAKRAAAFGMQVHYHNRKRLRPETEETLGATYWESLDQMVARMDVISVNCPHTPSTFHLMNARRLKLMKPDAVIVNTSRGEVIDENALTRMLRAGDIAGAGLDVYEDGANPRLRELKNVVLLPHMGSATVEGRIEMGEKVLVNIKTFQDGHRPPDQVVPAML; encoded by the coding sequence ATGCCAACTGAACGCCTGAGTGTTGTCGTAACGCGACGCTTGCCCGAGGTCGTCGAGGCCCGGCTGGCCGAGTTGTTCCACACAACATTGCGCGAGGATGACACGCCAATGAGCCGCGAAGAACTGGTCAAGGCGATCCGGGATGCGGACATTCTGGTGCCGACGCTCAGCGATACGATTGATGCGGGGTTGATCGCGCAGGCGGGTGACAGGCTGAAGCTTATCGCGAACTATGGGGCAGGGGTCGATCACATTGATGTGGCCACGGCACGCCAACGTGGCATTCTGGTGTCAAATACGCCGGGTGTTTCGGCCGACGACACTGCCGATATGACGATGGCGCTGATTCTGAGTGTCACCCGGCGCATTCCCGAGGGATTGGCCTTGATGCAATCGGGAGAGTGGCATGGCTGGTCACCCACAGCCCTCATGGGAGGGCGCGTCGCGGGGCGGCGGTTGGGTATTCTGGGACTGGGGCGCATAGGGCAGGCGGTGGCGAAACGTGCCGCGGCATTCGGCATGCAGGTCCACTATCATAACCGCAAGCGTCTGCGCCCGGAGACCGAAGAGACGCTCGGGGCCACCTATTGGGAGAGTTTGGATCAGATGGTGGCGCGGATGGACGTGATCAGCGTCAATTGCCCGCACACGCCCTCGACTTTTCATCTGATGAACGCGCGGAGGCTGAAACTAATGAAGCCGGATGCGGTGATCGTGAACACATCACGTGGCGAAGTGATCGACGAGAATGCGCTGACACGCATGTTACGCGCAGGGGATATTGCGGGGGCGGGTCTCGACGTCTACGAGGATGGGGCCAATCCGCGCCTGCGAGAGCTGAAAAATGTAGTTCTGCTACCCCACATGGGATCGGCCACGGTCGAAGGGCGGATCGAGATGGGGGAAAAGGTTCTGGTGAATATCAAGACGTTCCAGGACGGGCACCGGCCCCCGGATCAGGTTGTCCCGGCCATGCTCTGA
- a CDS encoding SH3 domain-containing protein codes for MSRVSNILCALLLTGAQTVGVAAQDRGPVTMLPLPRYVSMKASEGNVRRGPSRTHRIDWIFKRKDIPLEITAEHGHWRRIRDRDGAGGWMHYSLLSGVRTAIIETDMVEMKAQPDKDAMVVAQLELGVIARVQECDIEWCQIRSAGYRGWIRKSDLWGVKPDETLQ; via the coding sequence ATGTCGAGAGTTTCCAATATTCTCTGCGCACTGCTTTTGACCGGTGCCCAGACCGTGGGCGTCGCCGCACAAGATCGCGGCCCCGTCACCATGCTTCCCCTGCCGCGCTACGTGTCAATGAAAGCCTCAGAAGGCAACGTGCGCCGCGGTCCCAGCCGAACCCACCGCATCGACTGGATTTTCAAGCGCAAGGATATACCGCTGGAGATCACTGCCGAGCATGGGCATTGGCGACGCATCCGCGACCGGGATGGTGCAGGTGGATGGATGCACTACTCGTTGCTGTCAGGGGTCCGCACTGCGATCATCGAAACCGACATGGTCGAGATGAAGGCCCAGCCGGACAAGGACGCAATGGTTGTGGCCCAACTTGAACTTGGTGTGATCGCCCGTGTTCAGGAATGCGATATTGAGTGGTGCCAAATCCGATCCGCAGGCTATCGCGGATGGATTCGAAAATCTGATCTATGGGGCGTGAAACCGGACGAGACGCTGCAATAG
- a CDS encoding recombinase family protein translates to MRRIRCAIYTRKSSEEGLEQDFNSLDAQREACEAYVASQKHEGWELLPDRYDDGGISGGHLERPSLQRLMQAVDEKRVDQIVVYKIDRLTRSLADFAKLVERLDQADASFVSVTQSFNTSTSMGRLTLNVLLSFAQFEREVTAERIRDKIAASKRKGLWMGGNVPLGYEADGRTLKIDPDEAKTITALYDLYLEHGLIRIVKDRAEDLGLRSRRRMRGAGRVSGGKPFDRGHIHHILSNPIYAGRIRHKGQVYEGQQPAIIEPSSWDQVQQMLKDGAAKARGTKRKATRSLLAGKLFDETGDRLTPSHSQKNGKRLRYYISNRLVKDRSRKHPDAWRLPAEQLEGLIADLVRQHLQRPDSVTRFIQDLAASDVTAKSANLHAIRQTTQCLHLIERADLSPGEVSVRLCQTELASVLKCDADRINTEELILTSPFRMRRRGVELKLHLGDAPPEVDLTLVQNIVKAQRWMAMIIAGKTFSEIAQAEGTSKRRVQDIVDLAMLAPDILDAIAVGEQPEVLTSNYLIKSGLPATWSDQRKQIANL, encoded by the coding sequence ATGCGTCGGATCCGCTGCGCCATCTACACCCGCAAGAGCTCGGAGGAGGGGCTGGAGCAGGATTTCAACTCGCTGGATGCGCAACGGGAGGCCTGTGAAGCCTATGTAGCCAGTCAGAAGCACGAAGGGTGGGAATTGCTACCCGACCGTTATGATGATGGCGGGATCTCGGGTGGACATCTCGAACGGCCGTCCTTGCAGCGGCTGATGCAGGCGGTGGACGAGAAGCGGGTGGATCAGATCGTCGTCTATAAGATCGATAGGCTGACCCGCTCTCTGGCTGACTTCGCCAAGCTGGTCGAGCGCCTGGATCAGGCGGATGCGTCCTTCGTCTCGGTCACCCAGTCCTTCAACACGTCCACCAGCATGGGGCGGCTCACTCTCAATGTTCTTCTGAGCTTCGCTCAATTCGAGCGCGAGGTCACGGCGGAACGCATCCGGGACAAGATCGCGGCCTCTAAACGCAAGGGGCTCTGGATGGGCGGGAATGTGCCGCTTGGGTATGAGGCGGATGGCCGGACACTGAAGATCGACCCGGACGAGGCAAAAACCATCACGGCTCTTTATGATCTGTATTTGGAGCATGGTCTCATCCGTATCGTGAAAGACCGCGCGGAAGATCTCGGCCTCAGGTCACGTCGGCGGATGCGCGGGGCGGGGCGCGTCTCCGGAGGCAAGCCATTTGATCGCGGACACATTCATCACATTCTGAGCAATCCGATTTATGCGGGGCGCATCCGGCACAAAGGGCAGGTTTACGAGGGACAGCAACCCGCGATTATCGAACCGTCCAGCTGGGATCAGGTTCAGCAGATGCTGAAAGACGGAGCCGCAAAGGCCCGGGGCACAAAGCGAAAGGCCACGCGATCCCTGCTGGCGGGAAAGCTCTTTGATGAAACCGGCGACCGACTGACGCCAAGTCACAGCCAGAAGAATGGCAAGCGTCTGCGCTACTATATCTCTAACAGGCTGGTGAAGGATCGGAGCCGGAAGCATCCGGATGCCTGGCGTTTGCCCGCGGAGCAACTGGAAGGGCTGATCGCGGATCTCGTCCGACAGCATCTGCAGCGCCCTGATAGTGTGACGCGTTTTATCCAAGATCTGGCCGCATCAGACGTCACCGCCAAATCAGCTAACCTGCACGCCATCCGGCAGACCACGCAATGTCTGCATCTGATCGAACGCGCTGACCTGAGCCCGGGAGAAGTGTCCGTTCGGTTGTGTCAGACCGAACTTGCCTCAGTTCTTAAATGTGATGCAGACCGGATTAACACAGAAGAACTGATCCTAACGTCGCCATTCCGGATGCGCAGGCGCGGCGTCGAGCTGAAACTGCATCTTGGGGACGCGCCACCGGAAGTCGATCTGACGTTGGTTCAGAACATTGTCAAAGCGCAGAGGTGGATGGCGATGATTATTGCCGGAAAGACATTCTCTGAGATCGCACAGGCCGAGGGCACATCAAAGCGCCGGGTGCAGGATATTGTTGATCTTGCGATGCTCGCACCAGACATCCTGGATGCGATCGCAGTTGGTGAGCAGCCTGAAGTTCTGACGTCAAACTATCTCATCAAATCGGGTTTGCCAGCGACGTGGTCAGACCAGCGTAAGCAGATCGCAAATCTGTAA